A single window of Flavobacteriales bacterium DNA harbors:
- a CDS encoding PspC domain-containing protein, whose amino-acid sequence MIEKIQDVFEKRAFGVCSWLGDLFGVDSSRIRLYFIYLSFVTLGSPLIIYLVVAFVLDHRSFLGRRRRRTFWDL is encoded by the coding sequence ATGATTGAAAAGATTCAAGATGTTTTTGAAAAAAGAGCTTTCGGAGTATGTTCTTGGCTCGGGGATTTGTTTGGAGTAGACTCATCTAGGATAAGGTTGTATTTTATCTATTTGTCGTTTGTTACTTTGGGATCTCCCCTAATTATTTATCTTGTAGTTGCTTTTGTTCTAGATCACAGAAGTTTCTTGGGGCGAAGAAGAAGAAGAACATTTTGGGATCTGTAG
- a CDS encoding DUF2851 family protein, with translation MLDMHGLITSQEEKVEIVSPGERNVDAGPDFFNAKIRIGDTLWAGNVEIHVKASDWKLHKHHLDKAYDNIILHVVYESSKPVLRKNGNEIPELIIKEKFNNQLLQTYIGLVENKDTLPCKEALSSVDPFIVSSWMERVLVERLEEKSALIVQSLDISKNNWEEVFLLQLAKNFGFNVNGLPFELMIKSIPFKCIMSCRVNLLTLEACLFGQAGFLDSDIAEDYTTKLSTEYSHLKNKFNLVPLQKHLWKFSRMRPNNFPTVRISQFANLLYLGEDLFSKLMQLNKVDKIRKHLECSASEFWNTHYTFNNKQDIQKIKQLGKNSIDNLIINTIVPFMFVYGVKSGKEELKNRALDLLRDMKIERNKTVSLMLENGFLGKSSFESQAMLQLYKHYCTAKKCLACNVGTQIIRRSIDD, from the coding sequence TTGTTGGATATGCATGGCTTAATCACTTCTCAAGAAGAGAAGGTTGAAATCGTATCTCCTGGTGAAAGAAACGTAGATGCTGGCCCCGATTTTTTTAATGCGAAAATTAGAATAGGAGACACTCTTTGGGCGGGAAACGTTGAAATTCATGTTAAGGCCTCCGATTGGAAATTACATAAGCATCATCTCGATAAAGCCTATGACAATATTATTCTACATGTTGTTTATGAGTCAAGTAAGCCAGTCCTTAGAAAGAACGGAAACGAAATTCCGGAGTTAATTATAAAAGAAAAATTCAATAACCAGTTACTTCAAACTTATATTGGTTTAGTAGAGAATAAGGATACTCTTCCATGTAAAGAAGCTCTGTCGAGTGTTGATCCTTTTATTGTGAGTAGTTGGATGGAGCGTGTTCTTGTGGAGCGACTCGAGGAGAAATCTGCACTAATAGTTCAGAGTCTAGATATTTCAAAAAATAATTGGGAAGAAGTTTTTTTGTTGCAACTGGCAAAAAACTTTGGATTTAATGTTAACGGTTTACCATTTGAGTTAATGATTAAATCAATTCCTTTCAAATGCATTATGTCGTGTCGTGTAAACCTTTTAACCCTCGAAGCCTGTTTGTTTGGACAAGCAGGTTTCCTTGATAGTGATATCGCAGAGGATTATACTACAAAGCTATCAACAGAGTATAGTCACCTGAAGAATAAATTTAATTTAGTTCCGCTTCAGAAACATTTATGGAAATTCTCTCGAATGAGGCCTAACAACTTCCCAACTGTAAGAATCTCTCAATTTGCCAACTTATTATATTTGGGAGAAGACCTCTTTTCAAAATTGATGCAGTTAAATAAGGTGGATAAAATAAGAAAACACTTAGAATGTAGTGCTTCAGAATTCTGGAATACGCACTATACCTTTAATAATAAGCAAGACATTCAGAAGATAAAACAGCTCGGAAAGAATTCAATTGATAACTTAATAATCAACACTATTGTACCTTTTATGTTTGTTTATGGAGTTAAATCTGGTAAAGAAGAGTTAAAGAATCGCGCCCTTGATTTATTACGTGATATGAAAATTGAGAGAAACAAAACAGTGAGCCTCATGTTAGAAAATGGTTTTTTAGGTAAATCATCATTCGAAAGTCAAGCGATGCTACAGTTATACAAACACTATTGTACTGCGAAAAAATGCTTAGCTTGCAACGTTGGTACTCAAATAATAAGACGATCCATTGATGATTGA
- the pyrF gene encoding orotidine-5'-phosphate decarboxylase, whose translation MNKEELFEKIKEKKSFLCVGLDSDYDKIPAHLHKYEDPIFEFNKAIIDATKDFCVAYKPNLAFYESTGANGWKSLEKTMAYIPKGIFTIADAKRGDIGNTSNKYAKAFFKRLNFDSVTVNPYMGEDGISPYLQYEDKWVVILALTSNSSASNFQTKVLANGQELYKEVLSASKEWGTTNNTMYVVGATKASELEDIRKIIPEHFLLVPGVGSQGGDLQEVAKYGLTDSCGLLVNVSRGILFAGEGMEFGTKANIKAQEIQKEMEATLLDRGLI comes from the coding sequence ATGAATAAAGAAGAATTATTTGAGAAAATAAAGGAGAAGAAATCTTTCTTATGTGTTGGATTGGATAGTGATTACGATAAAATCCCAGCGCATCTTCATAAGTACGAAGATCCGATTTTTGAATTCAACAAGGCAATAATTGATGCTACGAAAGACTTCTGTGTTGCGTACAAACCGAATCTGGCTTTTTATGAGAGTACAGGAGCCAATGGATGGAAAAGCTTAGAGAAGACTATGGCTTATATCCCCAAGGGGATATTTACTATTGCGGATGCCAAAAGAGGTGATATTGGTAATACATCTAATAAGTATGCGAAAGCTTTTTTCAAGCGTTTAAACTTCGACTCAGTTACAGTAAACCCTTATATGGGAGAAGATGGCATTAGTCCATATTTGCAATATGAGGATAAATGGGTGGTGATCTTGGCTCTTACCTCAAATTCGAGTGCGAGCAATTTTCAGACGAAAGTTTTAGCTAATGGACAAGAGCTATACAAAGAGGTTTTAAGTGCTTCCAAAGAATGGGGAACTACAAATAATACTATGTATGTTGTGGGTGCCACAAAGGCTTCTGAATTAGAAGATATTCGTAAAATCATACCGGAGCATTTTTTATTGGTTCCAGGAGTGGGTTCTCAAGGTGGGGATTTACAAGAAGTAGCAAAGTATGGTTTAACCGATAGTTGTGGATTATTAGTTAATGTTTCTAGAGGGATTTTATTTGCTGGAGAAGGAATGGAGTTCGGAACAAAGGCAAATATAAAAGCGCAAGAAATTCAAAAAGAAATGGAGGCGACCCTATTGGATCGAGGCCTTATTTAA
- the prfA gene encoding peptide chain release factor 1 has protein sequence MLDKLKALNAKWVELEEQISDPEIISDQKRYAQLNKEYKDLFWVEPVHKEYEDLLSNIENNKEILKEEKDPDFREMAKQELDECKKAFDVLEEKIKILIIPKDPADDKNALIELRAGTGGDEASIFAGDLFRMYSKYCDSRGWKIELVDTSHGTSGGYKEIVFNINGDDVYGQMKYESGVHRVQRVPQTETQGRVHTSAASVVVLPEADEFDIDLKQNDIRKDTYCSSGPGGQSVNTTYSAVRLTHIPTGIVAQCQDQKSQLKNLDKAMQVLRSRIYELEYNKYMEEISGKRKTMVSTGDRSAKIRTYNYAQGRVTDHRIGLSMHNLPNFMNGDIQEFIDELQLAENTEKLKESSGE, from the coding sequence ATGTTAGATAAATTAAAAGCTTTAAATGCTAAGTGGGTTGAATTGGAGGAGCAGATTTCTGATCCCGAAATAATTTCCGACCAGAAGCGCTACGCACAACTTAATAAAGAATATAAGGACCTTTTTTGGGTTGAGCCAGTCCATAAGGAGTATGAAGACCTTCTCAGTAATATTGAGAATAATAAGGAGATTTTAAAGGAAGAGAAAGATCCTGATTTTAGAGAAATGGCTAAGCAAGAGCTAGATGAGTGTAAAAAAGCTTTTGATGTATTAGAGGAGAAAATAAAAATTTTAATTATTCCTAAAGATCCTGCAGATGATAAAAATGCTTTAATTGAACTTAGAGCTGGAACAGGAGGAGATGAAGCCAGTATTTTTGCCGGTGACTTGTTTAGAATGTATTCGAAATACTGTGATTCAAGAGGCTGGAAAATTGAGTTGGTAGATACCTCTCACGGTACATCCGGAGGATACAAGGAAATTGTATTTAACATAAATGGCGATGATGTTTATGGTCAGATGAAATATGAATCTGGCGTACATCGGGTTCAACGAGTTCCGCAAACAGAAACACAAGGTAGAGTGCATACTTCGGCAGCATCAGTTGTAGTATTGCCAGAGGCCGATGAATTTGATATTGATCTTAAGCAAAACGATATTAGAAAGGATACATATTGTTCATCTGGTCCTGGAGGACAATCAGTGAATACAACTTATTCGGCTGTGAGATTAACGCACATACCAACCGGAATAGTTGCACAATGCCAAGATCAGAAATCACAATTAAAGAATTTAGATAAGGCAATGCAAGTTCTCCGAAGTAGAATATATGAATTGGAGTACAATAAATACATGGAAGAGATTAGTGGGAAAAGGAAAACCATGGTTTCTACGGGAGATAGATCTGCTAAGATAAGAACCTATAACTATGCTCAAGGAAGAGTAACCGATCATAGAATTGGATTGTCGATGCATAACTTACCAAATTTCATGAATGGCGATATTCAAGAATTTATAGATGAATTACAATTGGCTGAGAATACTGAAAAGTTAAAAGAAAGTTCGGGCGAATAA